The nucleotide window AAGGATGAACCGAAATTCATCCCTTCTCTCTCTTCGATATAAAGATATCAACGTTTTTTCATTTTCCCAGAAAACAAATCTTTTTTCCTATGCTATCGTCTCTCCGGCTCGAACCACGAGTTGTACAATCGCATATGAAAGCATGATGATAATGATTCCGACTCCAGACCACAGCAAGATTTTCTTTGCTTTTCCAGTCGATTCATCCTCGCCTTGCGAAGTCACCATGAGGACACCTGCGTAGATAACAAACGCTACCGCAACGAGTCCGAGGAAGCCGAGGAAATAATTAATGAATCCAATGACGGCTGTTTTGAGATCAGACGAAGGGGCAATATCCACGCGAGGTACATCTATGGCTGCGAGTGCTTTTGTAGCAGGAAGAAGTCCCGCATGTGCCACGACTGCAAGGAGCAAAGCTGTTCCTACGAGAAGTACATTGCGAGAAAAGAATCGTGTATTCATATAAAAAAATGAAAGAAAATGGAAAAATGAAAGAAGATTTTCAGCTTATTATATCAAAAATCCCTCTTTTTCACAAGTGCTTTCCCCCATATTTTTCTCCATTATACCGTGTCTCTCAGGAAAGGAAAGTTTTTTTTCAAGAAAATAAATTCTTCCCATTTTTGCATTTGGCATTTTCCACTTATAATTGCTTCTGATGATTTCATTTCTTGGAAAAATTTGGCGCGAGCGAGGAAAATTTTCTTCAGAGAAATCGCTTTTTAAAAACCTTCTGGATGTTCGAAATCGTTCCGAAGCGGATTTTACTGATGCAACATTTGAAAAACTCTTCGATCCTTTTCTTTTTTGTGATATGGAAAGAAGCGTTTCTCGCATACAAAATGCTCTTGAAAAAGGTGAAAAGATCCTTATTTTTGGTGATTATGATGTTGATGGCATGAGTGGAGTTGCTCAACTATTTTTGACAATGAAGATGCTGGGCGCAAATGTTTCGTACAGGCTTCCGAGAAGAGAGGAAGGATATGGCCTTTCTTCCCACATTGCTGAAGAAATAAAAAACTCCGGAACTTCACTTGTTCTCACAACGGACTGTGGAATTTCAAATAGACGCGAAATTGAAGCTCTTCAAAAAGAAAATATTGATGTCATTATTACGGATCATCATTCTCTTAAAGAAGAGCTTCCGCCTGCATATGCTATCCTGCACCCACTTCTTGAGAGCGAACTTTTTCCCGACAAACACATTACGGGTTCTGGTGTGGCGTTTTTCTTGTGTTATGGTCTTCTTCTCCGTGTGTATGGAAAAGAAAAAAGCAGGCGATCTTTGGAGCAGCTCCTCGAGCTTGCAGTGCTCGGGACCATTGCCGATTGTGGTATTTTACAGGGACAAAATAGAATAATTACACTGCTCGGTCTTGAGCACCTAAAAAATACGAAAAATCCTGGACTTCGAAGTCTCCTCGATATGTCGAAAAGCGCTGCTGATTCTTTGAATGCGGAGCAAATTGCGTTTTATCTCGCCCCCAGACTCAATGCGGCAGGACGTCTTTCTGATCCGCATATTTCTTTAGAACTTCTCCTCGGAAATCATACTCGTGCACTTGAGCTCGAAACTCTTAATCACAGGAGACAAGATCTTGTGGAAATTTTTTTAGAAAAAGCGGAGAAGATGATTGATGGAAGAGGACAAAATCTTCCGGCATTTCTCCTCAAAAGCGAAGAATGGCCATCTGGAATTCTTGGACTTCTCGCCGGAAAAATCTGTGAAAAATATGGAAAACCAACTGTTGTTGTCGAGGTCCGACAACAGAAAATGATTGGCTCATGTCGTGGACCTGATGATTTTCATTTTTCAAAAGCACTGAAGAATGTTGCTGAAGAAAATCCAGATCTTTTTTTGGGATTTGGCGGACATGCTATTGCTGCAGGATTCTCGATATCTTCGGAAAAATACTCGCTCTTTGAATCCGCTTTTCTTCGGTATGTAGAAAAATCTCGTGGCACGGAAGAGATTCTGCAGCATATTGATTTTGATTTTTCTCACCATGAAAAAATTCATGCAGAAGAAATTTTGGAGCTCGAGAATTGCGCTCCTTTTGGTACAGGAAACCCGAATCCGTTGTTTCATTTTCCAAAAATGAAGATCAAAAATTCGAAAGCTTGTGGGAATGGGAATAAGCATCTTTCGCTTTTTCTCGAAAATCAGCACGGGCAAAGATTTTCCGGAATATTCTTTGGGCAGGGCGCTCTTCTTGATAGGCTTTCTCAAGACAAAGAAATTGATATACTGGCATCGCCGGAAGTGAGAGAATGGAATGGAGAGAGGCGGGTGCAGATGAAAATTGTAGATATACGAGGGAATTTTTAATTTTGAAATTTTAAATTTCTAAATAAATCTTAATTTCTAATTTTTAAATACTATGAATTATGACTTGGAAGAGCGTTCGGCAAAATTTGGAGAAAATGTTATTGAGTTTATAAAATCAATTCAAACGAATGATATATTGAAGCCATTATTCCATCAGCTGATCAGATCTTCAACAAGTATTGGCGCAAACTATATGGAGGCAAATTACGCCAGTTCCAAGAGAGATTTTCGAAATAAAATAGCTATTTCTACAAAGGAGTCGAATGAAACAAAATATTGGCTTAGAATGATCGCAAAAGCTTCTCCCGAAAAAGCTGATATTTGTAGAAAACTCTGGAAAGAAGCTCATGAATTAACCCTTATCTTCGCAAAAATCAAAAGAAATTCTTTATAAAATCATTTAAAAATTAAATTTTAGAAATTAAGATTTATTTAGAAATTTAAAATTTCAAAATTAAAAATTCTTTCTTATGACTTTTCTCCTCACTCGCCAAGATCTCGAAAACCGTGAACTTCACATGCTTCCTCCGTATGCGATTCGGAATGTCGAAAGCAAGGGAAGAGATCATGAAGAATTGAAGTCTCCAACACGGCTTGAATTTCAACGCGATCGAGATCGTGTGCTTCATTCCAAAGCATTCAGACGTCTCAAAGGAAAAACCCAGGTATTTGTGGCGCATTATGGCGACCATTTCAGATCTCGTCTTACACACACTCTTGAAGTTGCTCAAATTGCGAGGTCGCTTGCTCGAATTCTTCAGGGAAATGAAGATCTCTCAGAAACAATCGCTCTTGCGCATGATCTCGGACATACTCCTTTTGGACACGCCGGTGAAGAAGCAATGCGAGAACTCATGCATCGATTTGGGCTTGATTTTGAACATAACGCTCAGAGCCGAAGAATTGTCGAAATTCTCGAAAAACGAAATCCAAATTACGATGGACTGAATCTCACGAAAGAAAGCCGAGAGGGACTTTTTAAACACGTGTCTCCGCATGATCGACAAAAACATAAACTCGCTGAAAATGCTTTTTTAGAAGCACAAATTGTGGATTCTGCAGATCAAATCGCGTACCAAAACCATGATATTGATGATGGGCTCCGGAGCGGAATCTTGTCTCTCGATGATCTTTCAAAACTAGATATTTGGCAAAAAGTTATGGCAAAAATTCCGAGTGGCGGGTCAGAAGAGGTTTGGATTTCACGTCTTGTTTCTGGGCTTATTAATGAAATGGTCGAAAATCTTTCAAAAGAAAGCGCTCGTAAAATCGCTGAACTGAAGCCGAAAACACCAGATGATATTCGTAATTCAAAAGAAAAAATAGTCGGATTTTCTCAGGAAATGGAAGATATGAATACGCAGCTTCGGCATTTTCTCTTTTCATGTTTTTATAAAAGTTCACAAGTAATTGCGCAGAGTACAAATGGAAAAGAAACGATTAAAAAGCTTTTCTTTTATTTATATGATCATCCCGAAAGTCTTCCAGAGAATTATTACCAGCTTGTCCAATTTGGCGAAAGAAAAGAGGTCG belongs to Candidatus Peregrinibacteria bacterium and includes:
- the recJ gene encoding single-stranded-DNA-specific exonuclease RecJ is translated as MISFLGKIWRERGKFSSEKSLFKNLLDVRNRSEADFTDATFEKLFDPFLFCDMERSVSRIQNALEKGEKILIFGDYDVDGMSGVAQLFLTMKMLGANVSYRLPRREEGYGLSSHIAEEIKNSGTSLVLTTDCGISNRREIEALQKENIDVIITDHHSLKEELPPAYAILHPLLESELFPDKHITGSGVAFFLCYGLLLRVYGKEKSRRSLEQLLELAVLGTIADCGILQGQNRIITLLGLEHLKNTKNPGLRSLLDMSKSAADSLNAEQIAFYLAPRLNAAGRLSDPHISLELLLGNHTRALELETLNHRRQDLVEIFLEKAEKMIDGRGQNLPAFLLKSEEWPSGILGLLAGKICEKYGKPTVVVEVRQQKMIGSCRGPDDFHFSKALKNVAEENPDLFLGFGGHAIAAGFSISSEKYSLFESAFLRYVEKSRGTEEILQHIDFDFSHHEKIHAEEILELENCAPFGTGNPNPLFHFPKMKIKNSKACGNGNKHLSLFLENQHGQRFSGIFFGQGALLDRLSQDKEIDILASPEVREWNGERRVQMKIVDIRGNF
- a CDS encoding four helix bundle protein: MNYDLEERSAKFGENVIEFIKSIQTNDILKPLFHQLIRSSTSIGANYMEANYASSKRDFRNKIAISTKESNETKYWLRMIAKASPEKADICRKLWKEAHELTLIFAKIKRNSL
- a CDS encoding deoxyguanosinetriphosphate triphosphohydrolase, with the translated sequence MTFLLTRQDLENRELHMLPPYAIRNVESKGRDHEELKSPTRLEFQRDRDRVLHSKAFRRLKGKTQVFVAHYGDHFRSRLTHTLEVAQIARSLARILQGNEDLSETIALAHDLGHTPFGHAGEEAMRELMHRFGLDFEHNAQSRRIVEILEKRNPNYDGLNLTKESREGLFKHVSPHDRQKHKLAENAFLEAQIVDSADQIAYQNHDIDDGLRSGILSLDDLSKLDIWQKVMAKIPSGGSEEVWISRLVSGLINEMVENLSKESARKIAELKPKTPDDIRNSKEKIVGFSQEMEDMNTQLRHFLFSCFYKSSQVIAQSTNGKETIKKLFFYLYDHPESLPENYYQLVQFGERKEVVLKDFIAGMTDDFALNLADSLS